aaccggagcacccggaggaaacccacgcacacacggggagaatgtgcagactccgcacagacagtgacccaagccggaatcgaacctgggatcctggagctgtgaagcaattgtcctatccacaatgctaccgcgctgcccttaagaataaattaatctacacaatttcattctaccgtaatccatgtacctatccaataactgcttgaaggtccctaattttgacgactcaactacttccacagacagtgcattccatgcccccactactctctgggtaaagaacctacctctgacatcccccctatatcttccaccattcaccttaaatttatgtccccttgtaatggtttgttccacccgggggaaaattctctgactgtctactctatctattcgcctgatcatcttataaacccttatcaagtcacccctcatccttctccgttccaatgagaaaagacctagcaccctcaacctttcctcgtaagacctactctccattccaggcaacatcctggtaagtctcctttgcaccttttccaaagcttccacatccttcctaaaatgaggcgaccagaactgtacacagtgctccaaatgttgcTGTACCaaggttttgtgcagctgcatcatcacttctcggctcttaaattcaatccccctgttaatgagcgctagcacaccataggccttcttcacagctatatccacttgagtggcaactttcaaagatgtatgaacatagaccccaagatctctctgctcctccacattgccaagaatcctaccatcaaccctgtattccgcattgatatttgtccttccaaaatggacaacctcacactttgttccgagtgacttccatctgtgctggatcattctagaaaacactgaacattcagtatgacgagcaagagggaagaagatgcaggaattactgattctggaagtgaacccagcaagagtttgcatcttctggggaggagagaggaaggaccCATTGGGGAAAAAACACCTTGAAGTTCTGCATTGTTCCACAGGAGAGCAGAATTTGATCAATTTGAGAAATGGAGAATAGCAGAATACCCATTGACAATAAATTGTTTGATTATTTTCGCAATTGGTGACCAAGTTATTTTGTATTAACTGTTTCAATGGTGCggctattacccaacattcccagcgtctgtgaatgtgccctattcatTCCACGGAGCCCAGTGCGCAGATGCAATGTTGGGTtatatctggagcatgcgcagtgtcactttgctAGGAGGTCTGCGAGTGCGGGAGCGGCTGTTTCGGGCGGTGAGGCATGGagccgggagtcggggtggggagggagtgaaggcttcataaacaccctctGCTTGTCACAAGCCCGGAAAAAGACCCTGCAAATCCCGCGTTTGCAGCTGCAGAGTTTTTATCCGGTATCAGGCCCAgttccacggccgccatctttgtttagcggCGCGGCTGAGGGGCCATCTTGATGACGTAACAGAGACGGTGCTTCAGGATCCCGGTGACCAGAAGAGAAAATCATTGTCTCGATgattgacagcccccccccccccccccccgagcgcggGGAGGTGCTACTGGCATGTGTGGCAATCGGAAGAAcatcagaattagcagcaggagtaggccattcggcctattgacactgctctgccattcaaaaaacgctgatccgaatgtgccattaattacattttcctgtctgcccccaaaaCTTGACTCCCCAGTAGATAAAAAAAAGACAAACTCAGTTTtgagtatattcagtgacccagcgccactgctttctgtgaaagagaattccacaaactcagctttgacaaagagttatccagactcaaaacgttagctcccttttctctccacagatactgtcagacctgctgagattgtccagtattttctgtttttgtttcagattccagcatccgcagtaatttgcttttatccacagactgatgaccctctgagggaagacatttctccttatctcagtgtcaaattggagaattcttatctttaaactgtcccccttagttcttgaatccccatttgggaaaatattctttcatcaaaacccctcagaatcttagatctttcaataagatcacctctcattcttctaaactccatcgggtacagaccaaacaggctcaatcttgctccataaaacaaactctcccatcccaggaatcagactagtgaaacttcactgaactgcctccaaagcaagtAAAACCCTCATTAAATAATCCTGGGACAtgagcacagctgtctcacggcaccgaggtcccaggttcgatcctggctctgagtcactgcccgtgtggagtttgcacattctccccgtgtttgcatgggtttcacccccacaacccaaagatgtgcagggtaggtggattggccatgctaaactgtcccttaattggaaaaaatgaattgggtactctgaatttaaaaaaaataataatcctgggactggcaactaggggagagaatgtttggaacttctatcctggactcgaagagtgatggattttggaaagtccttttaccgggggttaggggaggatttacacccagcaaattcaaaccaagataaatgtttgtctgatcttaatttctaacctcgactaacatttctgaccattgtaatttccttttacagctgcttccaaagcttctgatatctttccagccaaaggttgcagcaggagattgtaaacttgaaaacaccaaaattgtgacagagtattattattattattttttatgataaatttagggtacccaattatttgtttccaattaaggggcaatttagcatggccaatctgaagctggcactcccagtgcagactTTGGTGTTATGAGGTTGTTGCCGTGGTGGAGAGTGGCTGTTGctgctgtctccctctcccactccctctccctctctctctctctctctctattgctgctgctgttgctcagtTTTCTGCCTGTGTCCAGTGCTGGTTGCTgcctggaggaaggagaggggagagaaggACGGAGAGAGGAGAGAAGGACAACAACAAGGAGGTAACTTCAAAAACAAGATGGGAGTAAAGCCCTTTGGACTGCTTGTTTGCTGGGCCTCTCCCGGGTTGAGTGCCCGGCCCAGTCTTCCCAACTGATAACATCTGCCTTCAGCAAGGACAAAATCCTCCTTATTCTAACCAGTGTGCTTGTTCCAGGGCAGAGGGATCGAGTGGGCAGTGTGTTTGCTGAGCCCCCTCCTGGACTGAAGACCCCACACACCAGCAGGGAGGAGGTGGATTCTATTGGGTGGTCGTTCCAGGGTTGcagcacggactgtgtttttgctgagtCCTACTTGGGCCGAAGACCTCGTGAACCAGCGCCActtacctccttgtgaacctgctctgggcCTGGCGAAGCGCGTCATTTGTAGTTCCAGGCAGCTggcgaccgagggggtcatccGGTCAGACTATTTACTCCTTTTCCGCGGCTACATTCGCAGCTGGGTGCCctagaaagggagcatgcggtgtccatgggcaccatcaaagcctgccatgcccggtgggcaccgcaggggttggggtgctttattgacccctttaaatgCACTCTCATTTGACGTTTTTAAGTTTCTGCTGGTCTTTGTTacgttcgggcagtgcccctaacgggagcggccctttttgctttgtccctaagtttgtttcctttgttctattttgttggtggatctcaaaagagtggccaatccacctggcctgcaaatctttgggttgtgggggtgagacccacggagacggggagaatgtgcaaactccacacggcagtgacccagggccaggattgaacttgggtcctcagcaccgtgaggcagcagtgctaagcactgccaccgtgccaccctttgtcatgatgtttccattcctattttatcacacacctcccagtgacactcatTGTAACACATAAACTTCAAAATATCATTGCTACCTTGCATCTTGCCCTCCTATTATTGTCTGATGAtaacagtaacagagtaacacacaccaaaattggaatatcagataggttgttgtctaataaataatagtaacagagtaacacacaccaaaattggaatatcagataggttgttgtctaataaataatagtaacagagtaacacacaccaaaattggaatatcagataggttgttgtctaataataatagtaacagagtaacacacatCAGATTTGGAATAACAGGCAGGGTATTGTCTAATCATGACAGAGTTACGGGGGTGGctcggtagttagcactgttgcctcaagcaccaggtacctgggtttgattctgaccttgggtcactgtctgtgtggagtttgcacattcttcctgtggctgcgtagatttcctcccacagtccaaagatgtgcaggttagatggattggctgtgctaaattgtcactgggtggggttacagggttagggtgggggattggtcacggtaggatgctctttcagagggtcagtgcagactcgatgggccaaatggcctccttcagcactgtagggaatctatgattctacactggatccaatgatgtgttcactcacacactgcagcctgacttattGGAACAGACACTATGTTTGttcctctcaaagtgagtgaatcctttgctgtttatcctctgggccccatctccactattattgtctgattgtcccactgagactctcagttattattggacaatcagcgagtcagcctgagcctgtggccgcttTCATCATTTCACCGCTTTCTGTAACCGTCACAATAGCCCGACATCAGCCGATTCGTAAGCCCACTTGCTACTGGTTCCTgatacagcaaccgtacccatcAATGAAGCCCTGACCAAACCCAAGCCTTCCGAactcctcccacaaataattccactccacccgacaaAAGGCcttctccctctgagggcatcatgataacgtttaagagccttctaacattagcCGTGAGTTCCTAGCCCTttccaaatcccgtctggtcttcccctaccacccccgggacacagtcctctatccttgtggccaatatcttagccagcagtttggcatccaattcaatagggagattggtctgtatgacccgcattgctcagggtccttctcccgtttcagaatcaatgagatcgaggcctgcgatatTGTTGGAGGAAggacccttgcctcattaaatgccctcaccagcagtgggcccaatatctccgagaacgtcttgtagaattccaccgggtagccgtccggctccggggccttgcccaactgcatgacctccagcctctccattatttcctcaatttcaattggggctcccagcccttccaccagttcttcctccaccctcgggaacctcaactggcccaagaactgcctcatcccctccaccccagccgggggttccgactcgtataacttgcTATAaatgtccttaaacacctcattcacccccactgggtccaggaccgcattcccacctctgttctttactctccctatctccctggctgcttcccttttcctcagctggtgcgctaacattctgttggccttttccccaaactcatacaccgctccccttgccttcctcagttgctccactgctttccctgtagataacagcccaaacctcatctgtaacctctgccgctccttcaataacccccCGTCCGGGgcttccgcatatctcctatccacctggagtatctccctaaccaaccTATCCCTCCCTGCTCCTTCCACCTTTTCTCTACGGGCCCGTATCAAAATTAATTCCCCTCTAACCGCtgtcttcagagcttcccacaccgctgctgccgagacttcccctgtatcatttatttccagattgttctggatggacttgctcacccgcCCACAGACATCCTCATCTGcgaatagtcccacatccaacctccataacggacgctgccctctctccatactaacccgtagatccacccaatgtgtggctgatcctacagagcagaaggaggccattcggcccatcgagtctgcactgattctctgaaaggacaccctgcctaggcccacacccctaccctgtccctgtgaccccatagccccacctaacctacacatccctggacattaaggggcaatttatcaaggccaatccaagtAACTTGTTCTTCtttggattgttggaggaaaccgagcaccgggtggaaacccacgcagacacggggagacagtgcatactctacacagacagtcaccatggccggaattgaacccgggcccctggtgctgtgaggcagcagtgctaatcactgtgccaccagaagcatagtttctttatcaatattactgtttatgaagctcaagatcgaatttgttttgccaactactctcttattaTGTCTTgtcgatatacaaaatccctcttcagctctttctctctcctcccaaagaggccagttaggTTTTGATGATAACCCAGCAGTTTTCCTGGTCATTTGTTTCCAgtgctggccccacaagtgaccagattcattcagctcattttcacaacctgcttttgtgtttttgtgggttctctctcactccctattttctgtttccaATCAGTTTCACCGGGTGTTCGAAGGTGAGGCTTtcaagtccggaaactcaaaccaagcatcacatcaggatctgaccgaGTCCtctatttatcatatcctgaatataagcggattttgaacatggaaggaaaaagcatcattcacagtggggagaaaccgtacacgtgttgtgtgtgtggacgaggattcagtcgatcatccagcctcacaagccacaaatgtagtcacactgaggagaaaccgtggaaatgtggggactgtgggaaaggattcacttccccatccaagctggaaactcatcggcgcagtcacactggggatagaccattcacctgctccaagtgtgggaagggatttgctcattcatcgaacctgctgagacaccagcgacttcacactggggagaaaccattcacctgctcagagtgtgggaagggattcactcagtcatctgctctGTCCACACATCAACGAGTTCACTCCAgggagagaccatttacctgctcagtgtgtgggaagggatttacaatttcagccaacctgctgagacaccaacaagttcacactgatgagagaccatttcagtgtccagactgcgagaagtgttataaaagttctggggaactgatgtgccatcaacgtgttcacactgacgagagaccgtttaggtgctctaacTGTGGGACGGGGTTCAGACACTCATCtcagctcactgtacatcagcgaattcacactggggatagaCCATTCGCCTGTTtcaagtgtaggaagggattcactcagttatctgcccTTCAGaaccatcagcgaattcacactggggaaagaccgtttacctgctctcagtgtggaaagggattcaccacttcataccacctgctgagacaccaacgaggccacaagtaaccacagtgattggattttactgttactcacattcaggactgaaccatgttcatttgggtctctttctctttatgacaaactccagcccatttacaggagcTAATATTCTgcgtaaaagtcaaataaattagatttgtgttagaTATGCAGTGTGCTGAAACGTTTTAATATCTGACACAAGTtacttccttttgaagtactctagctctcccctgtctcttccatcctcacctccaacaagacgtgtgaggagcttgtggagcttctttgtgactgagattgagtaaatccgatcagctgcctctgctgcttccctcccttccacgagcccaccggaccaaactgtctctaaatttcatcctttcccgagccctgaacccacatctttctctagtttctctcccatctcccctcatgccctctcagagctcatcttgtccatgagaccagctcctgctccatcgaccctattcccactgagctactgatcagccaactaccctgtgtccatggatattgtcaacatttctctctcttcaagtactgtccctctgtccttcaaatctgccatcatcaccccctcaataaaacaaacccttgaccctgccatccttacaaattactgccccatcttcagccTCCCtcgcctctccaaactctttgaacatgttgtcacctcccaaatccttgcccatctttcccagaactcccatgtttgaatcccttcaatcgggtctctgccctgtcacagtagtGAAATATGTtcatacgaccagaagacaagtgtgGCAGCActgtcattatcgagagacaacaataccttctggagacagacagacaactaaacaacacaaatcacaacacacagctacctagacccatacacccaagacagGAAGAAGAATTGGAGATggactggaagaactcaaagactccagacacattaaccaaaaacaacaGGTAGAACtaaggaagttctacctgctccctaaaatacccaaacacatGGACAGTACGAGGGAAATAGCACCAGACAAACCCATCAGATCAAACTGAGAGAGAAAAtccgacagaatcatagaatttacagtgcagaaggaggccatttgggccatcgagcctgcaccgacccttggaaagagcaccctacttcagtctatgcctccaccctgtccccgtaacccaactaacctttttttggatactgaggggcaatttagcatagccaatccacttaacctgcacatctttggacggtggagaaaactggagcacccagagggaacacaCAGACTGTGGGAACAcacagactgtgcaaactccacacagtcacctaaggctggaattgaacccaggtcaggggatcaggggttatggggagaagacaggagaatggggatgaggaaatatgagccatgattgaatggcgtagcagattcgatgggccaagtggcctaattctcctcctatgtcttatggtcttataggtcgctggcgctatgatgcagcagtgctaaccactgtgccacatctgtggcgagagaaacagagttaatgtttgttgttgcttgttgtaacagttctgtagaacAGTCAATGGAATCTTAAAAAGTCCATTGAAGTGAAAAGAAGTAGAAAGAAAGTGTTAGAGGTTTGACACAGGAAGAAGTTTtaatctgtgtgaagctcaatctacaTTCACAAAGtttgcagtctgattggctggaggaccagtgtCCATCCGGTCCACCAAATCTTCCCATTGGTTAACACCACTCAGACAGGAAATGAGGTTTTGGAACCCGCTCCTACGTGGCCAATGGAAAgaactcaaaatgatgcagagtctcagtacgaagtcttacaacaccaggttaaagtccaacaggtttgtttcgatgtcactagctttcggagcgctgctccttcctcaggtgaatgaagaggtctgttccagaaacacatatatagacaaattcaaagatgccacacaatgcttggaatgcgagcattagcaggtgattaaatctttacagatccagagatggggtaaccccaggttaaagaggtgtgaattgtaccaagccaggacagttggtaggatttcgcaggccagatggtgggggatgaatgtaatgcgacatgaatcccaggtcccggttgaggccgcactcgtgtgcggaacttggctataagtttctgctcggcgattctgcgttgtcgcgttgtCGAGAGTCTCAGTCAATGAGGTAGATTgggatcagccccgcccctcattcactcaaaTTGGTTGGAGGATCAGCCACTCCCGCTAGGTCCTCCAatgccgccccctcttcctattggtctgcAGCTGCCGTCAATCACACCCAGGGCATTGTGATgcggagcatgcgcagtgtggctgctGGACATGGATTTCGGCGCTTGTTTGTCCTGGAGAAGCGaagtcagcgtcaggcggtgggtgggaggatttggaaacaaTTTGTGGATccacaaacccttcacaatcattgtcagctccctggtttgcagctacggggtttctccctccctcccgggaacaggcccaggttaatgggcaccatcctgcttcagacactggaggatggttcacatcacaggacaggggagggggacaagaaatatgtgctcacactttgcactcaaatcaatgaggactctgatctctggcaaggaaggaaaccctgtcaggtgggcggggaggattcacgaacacccgctggaggccccaaacccccaataagacccattgattttattatcagtctgcagaca
This portion of the Scyliorhinus torazame isolate Kashiwa2021f chromosome 5, sScyTor2.1, whole genome shotgun sequence genome encodes:
- the LOC140419126 gene encoding uncharacterized protein gives rise to the protein MEGKSIIHSGEKPYTCCVCGRGFSRSSSLTSHKCSHTEEKPWKCGDCGKGFTSPSKLETHRRSHTGDRPFTCSKCGKGFAHSSNLLRHQRLHTGEKPFTCSECGKGFTQSSALSTHQRVHSRERPFTCSVCGKGFTISANLLRHQQVHTDERPFQCPDCEKCYKSSGELMCHQRVHTDERPFRCSNCGTGFRHSSQLTVHQRIHTGDRPFACFKCRKGFTQLSALQNHQRIHTGERPFTCSQCGKGFTTSYHLLRHQRGHKILEVEDWPTENSKQTSHRALTESLNPLQPQHHQNLNVEGEMFVCSVSGKRFQASVTGKAARRT